The proteins below are encoded in one region of Hordeum vulgare subsp. vulgare chromosome 3H, MorexV3_pseudomolecules_assembly, whole genome shotgun sequence:
- the LOC123443866 gene encoding uncharacterized protein LOC123443866 yields MPKDRSSRSVSHERCRSRVSPYKLRSGSRRSEEAAAVAAAAAAKQAAEWEEVRCPVCMDHPHNAVMLVCSSHEKGCRPFICDTSYRHSNCLDQFRKASKESSKDSGAAECAECQQPVKLACPLCRGPVSHWTKDYDARKFMNSKVRACTMESCEFKGAYNQLRMHAREDHPAIRPTEVDPNRQQDWHRMEQQRDLGDLFSMLRSGISGRDDGVGASEGEDGISERSLLATSITMVFIVRSGRSILHYTDGEIPGRRSRTILLVGEPRGEASRARGSSGNGDAEAATTDNEETDDLAMSTQASAGSEQDAGEADGDPAQ; encoded by the coding sequence ATGCCAAAGGACAGGAGCTCCCGTTCAGTCTCGCACGAGCGCTGCCGATCTCGTGTTTCTCCATACAAGCTGCGGAGTGGCTCTCGCAGGTCAGAGGAGGCTGCTGCCGTTGCCGCCGCTGCAGCAGCAAAGCAGGCTGCAGAATGGGAGGAGGTTCGCTGCCCTGTGTGCATGGACCACCCTCACAATGCTGTTATGCTTGTCTGCTCGTCACATGAGAAAGGCTGCCGCCCATTCATTTGCGACACAAGCTACAGACACTCCAATTGCCTCGATCAGTTCCGCAAAGCCTCCAAGGAGTCATCTAAGGATTCAGGGGCAGCAGAATGCGCGGAGTGCCAGCAGCCAGTTAAACTGGCATGTCCATTATGTCGTGGGCCGGTCAGCCATTGGACCAAGGATTATGATGCACGGAAGTTCATGAATTCTAAGGTTCGAGCATGCACCATGGAGTCATGTGAGTTCAAGGGTGCGTACAACCAGCTGAGGATGCACGCCAGGGAGGATCATCCTGCTATACGACCAACAGAGGTGGACCCCAATCGACAGCAAGACTGGCATAGGATGGAGCAGCAGCGTGATCTTGGAGATTTGTTCAGCATGCTGCGTTCGGGAATcagtggcagagatgatggggttgGAGCCAGTGAAGGTGAAGACGGCATCAGTGAGAGATCCTTACTCGCCACGTCCATAACAATGGTCTTCATTGTGCGGTCAGGCAGGTCCATCCTCCACTACACAGACGGGGAAATCCCAGGTCGTCGATCAAGAACAATTCTTCTAGTTGGGGAGCCTCGTGGTGAAGCCTCCCGAGCACGAGGGTCAAGCGGCAATGGTGATGCTGAGGCTGCTACTACCGACAATGAGGAAACTGATGACTTGGCAATGTCCACACAGGCATCTGCTGGTTCTGAGCAAGATGCTGGAGAAGCCGACGGCGATCCTGCACAGTGA